CTATTTCTTCTCAATTATCTTATTTAAGAATAAATTTACAAAATTATGCAAAAATGAATGAAcaagaaaaagataaatttaaaagattATATGTATTAGCAGCTCTAGGGTTGATAgcaaaattaaaattaattttatttttttcaacaTATGTAAATTCAAGAGATGACACAAGTAATAGTAAATCCTTTCctataataaatgaaa
This genomic interval from Plasmodium gaboni strain SY75 chromosome Unknown, whole genome shotgun sequence contains the following:
- a CDS encoding hypothetical protein (conserved Plasmodium protein, unknown function), with translation ISSQLSYLRINLQNYAKMNEQEKDKFKRLYVLAALGLIAKLKLILFFSTYVNSRDDTSNSKSFPIINENTYPSQLSHNMENNYDMTISLNMSNNNNINSNNNNITCNNNN